One region of Miscanthus floridulus cultivar M001 chromosome 19, ASM1932011v1, whole genome shotgun sequence genomic DNA includes:
- the LOC136527467 gene encoding NAC domain-containing protein 76-like — protein MHPGGGPLSVPPGFRFHPTDEELLYYYLRKKVAYEPIDLDVIREIDLNKLEPWDLKERCRIGTRPQNEWYFFSHKDKKYPTGMRMNRATTAGFWKATGRDKAIFLGNARRIGLRKTLVFYIGRAPHGKKTDWIMHEYRLDEENVEIQEDGWVVCRVFKKKSYHQRGLNPAEMVALDDDELQPFPVPIPGSSHPTEHKNNPHLMQYDFPSFDPSMQLPQLMSADQPVPTLLPSHPGVAMAMSSLDDVECSQNLTKLTSNNGSDGMLHVHGAGAGGGVDRFAGTTDWSILDKLLASHQNLDQLFHGKVTAASAASPMAAYHQQLMELSGSSSSSSLQRLPLQYLGGETAHLLRFPK, from the exons ATGCATCCAGGAGGTGGACCACTGTCGGTGCCACCAGGCTTCCGCTTCCATCCGACCGACGAGGAGCTCCTCTACTACTACCTGAGGAAGAAGGTTGCTTATGAGCCCATAGATCTTGATGTCATAAGGGAGATTGATCTCAATAAGCTCGAGCCCTGGGATCTCAAAG AAAGGTGCAGAATAGGCACTAGGCCTCAGAACGAGTGGTACTTCTTCAGCCACAAGGACAAGAAGTACCCAACGGGGATGAGGATGAACCGCGCCACGACGGCGGGGTTCTGGAAGGCGACTGGGAGAGACAAGGCCATCTTCCTTGGCAACGCCAGGAGGATCGGCTTGAGGAAGACCCTAGTGTTCTACATCGGCAGGGCGCCACACGGCAAGAAGACTGACTGGATCATGCACGAGTACCGCCTTGATGAAGAGAACGTTGAGATTCAG GAAGATGGATGGGTGGTGTGTAGAGTTTTCAAGAAGAAGAGCTATCACCAGAGAGGCCTCAATCCGGCTGAAATGGTCGCACTGGACGACGATGAGCTCCAGCCTTTCCCTGTTCCTATCCCCGGCAGCTCCCATCCAACAGAGCACAAGAACAACCCTCACCTCATGCAATATGACTTCCCTTCCTTCGACCCTTCCATGCAGCTCCCACAGCTGATGAGCGCGGACCAGCCCGTGCCAACCCTCCTCCCCAGCCATCCCGGTGTCGCCATGGCCATGAGCTCACTCGATGACGTCGAATGCTCGCAGAACCTGACGAAGCTCACGTCCAACAACGGCAGCGACGGGATGCTCCACGTCCACGGTGCTGGTGCTGGAGGTGGTGTCGACCGCTTCGCTGGCACGACAGACTGGTCGATCCTAGACAAGCTCCTCGCCTCGCACCAGAACCTCGACCAGCTCTTCCACGGCAAGGTCACCGCGGCATCTGCTGCCTCCCCAATGGCGGCATACCATCAGCAGCTCATGGAACTCAGTggctcgtcgtcatcgtcgtctttGCAGAGGCTTCCACTGCAGTACCTCGGCGGCGAGACGGCCCATCTCCTCAGGTTCCCCAAGTAG
- the LOC136529893 gene encoding uncharacterized protein: MMAIITPRVIPVNTFGSGKNTSITYEFYNPSAVSRQLAFGQLPIKLCFADVIKPRETITCGTDWNKVVQLSPDADTTDVDISTWTPVSFITESYKQWWREWKEQLFATSVHTYRHMIDPEYAIPDDAVNNPAPTMSKSGKPFDLRPVSPISPIGYNAPTLAALTHQKIRTKTITSKSKLATARATPSAAATTLVKAFKGVRAAAGSSSAIPPISSTTSFDEPSEQQLGTSASVPDVQASQSTSADALQPIVADAQAKRKALTDAEAQPKRQRSMPIPTSAPMSSVIIPQEPTTDEVTEYIPSASSTDPPHDILQVASSSQAQEIALKQEQDSPNSLFSFAIDVSDDDGEETSSSLALGTISAETKSRLEALLNLLQQDTAQLVDDSDPAKAIFKTIRGQVPADVEEVLFPAAHLESRQLQYQRAAQRIADRAAQAQLKEEMLQLKQIADEKHKGIGNLQTSGAELKQKILDLSARKMALLAELKEVDAALTHAQQKESQLPNAIKALQQERDIQARKALAMKKKLKPVEGTADDDIKEMEEAEQIRLRAILAIQSLLNL; encoded by the exons atgatggccatcattactcccagggtaatcccagtaaatacatttggtagcgggaaaaacaccagcattacgtatgaattttacaacccatcggcagtatcccgtcaattggcttttgggcaactgccaatcaaactttgctttgccgatgtgatcaaacccagggaaacaattacctgcggaacagattggaacaaggtagtacaactctcccccgatgccgatactacagatgttgatatatccacctggacgccagtatctttcatcaccgagtcatataagcaatggtggcgagagtggaaggaacaactgtttgcaacatctgttcacacatatcggcacatgatcgaccctgaatacgccattcccgatgacgca gttaacaacccagcaccaactatgagcaaaagtgggaaacccttcgatcttcggcctgtttccccgatatcaccgatcggctacaacgctcccaccttagccgctttgactcaccagaagatccgtaccaagaccatcacctccaagtccaaattggctacagccagggccactccatcggctgctgctacaaccttggtcaaggcattcaag ggggtaagagctgctgctggatcgtcatcggcaattcctccgatatcaagcaccacttcttttgacgaaccttcagag caacaattgggtacatcggcaagcgtaccagatgtccaagcttcacaatcaacaagtgccgatgccctccagccaatcgttgccgatgcccaagcaaagcgcaaagctttaacagatgctgaagcacagccaaaacgacaaaggtccatgccgatccctacatctgccccaatgtcatcggtcatcatacctcaagagccaaccaccgatgaagtcacagagtatatcccatcggcaagctcaaccgatcccccacacgacatactccaggttgcttcctctagtcaagcacaggaaatcgccttgaaacag gaacaagactccccaaacagcctattctccttcgctattgacgtctctgacgatgatggagaggaaacaagttcttcccttgcactgggaacaatatcggcagaaactaagtccaggttggaagctctcctgaacttgctacagcaggataccgcccaactggtagatgactcggaccccgcaaaggcaattttcaaaacaatccgtggccaggtccctgccgatgttgaagaagtactcttcccagcagcccatttagagagtcgccaactacaatatcaacgggctgctcaacgtattgccgatagagcagctcaggctcaactcaaagaagagatgctacaactgaaacaaattgccgatgagaagcacaagggcatcggcaacttgcagacttcgggtgctgaacttaagcagaaaatcttggatttatcagcaaggaagatggctctattggctgaattgaaggaagtcgatgcagccttaactcatgctcaacaaaaagaaagccagctacccaatgccatcaaagcccttcagcaagaaagagatatccaggctcgcaaagctttggccatgaagaaaaaactcaagcctgtggagggtactgccgatgacgatatcaaagaaatggaggaagccgagcagattcgcctgcgtgcgatattagctatccaatccttgttgaacttgtaa
- the LOC136529283 gene encoding uncharacterized protein, protein MAQAFSSPHIPSSSWVTRRPPPSPSSPSASTTRTSASPITGCTPRRRAVAPAASLHLGPGEIAEVARNKVLIAATVASAIGQLSKPFTSGKNEGAGAGLDLRTVFRSGGMPSTHSASVVAVATSLGLERGFADSIFGMSVVFAAIVMYDAQGVRREVGNHAKVLNKFWILKEKVPLEYSEVDMASEFVSVTEEAISNASPSKCSSSTESPRVKRLHSSEPEVTELTELKQAYIEEDYRLSESVGHTELEVTVGALLGFAVSLAVYAVL, encoded by the exons ATGGCCCAAGCCTTCTCTTCCCCTCACATCCCGTCCTCGTCCTGGGTGACTCGCCGCCCTCCTCCCTCGCCGTCCTCGCCGTCCGCCTCCACCACGAGAACGAGCGCCTCTCCTATTACGGGATGCACACCGCGCCGCAGGGCCGTCGCGCCGGCGGCCTCCCTCCACCTCGGTCCCGGGGAGATCGCCGAGGTCGCGCGCAACAAG GTTTTGATTGCGGCGACGGTGGCGAGCGCGATCGGGCAGCTGTCCAAGCCTTTCACGTCGGGCAAGAATgagggcgccggcgccggccttGACCTGAGGACCGTCTTCCGCTCCGGAGGGATGCCCTCTACCCACTCCGCG AGTGTTGTTGCAGTTGCTACTTCGCTTGGGCTAGAAAG GGGGTTTGCAGACTCCATATTTGGAATGTCAGTGGTGTTTGCAGCCATTGTAATGTATGATGCTCAG GGAGTTAGAAGAGAAGTGGGCAACCACGCAAAGGTTTTGAACAAGTTTTGGATCCTCAAAGAGAAGGTACCTCTGGAGTATTCTGAAGTGGACATGGCTTCTGAGTTTGTTTCAGTTACCGAGGAGGCAATTTCAAATGCAAGCCCCTCGAAGTGCAGTTCTAGTACCGAATCACCAAGGGTGAAGAGGCTCCATAGTTCAGAACCTGAGGTAACCGAGTTGACAGAGCTGAAGCAGGCTTACATAGAGGAGGATTACCGGTTGAGTGAATCTGTTGGCCACACAGAGCTTGAGGTCACAGTCGGCGCCTTGTTAGGTTTTGCTGTAAGCTTAGCGGTATACGCGGTACTGTAA